The following are encoded in a window of Methanobrevibacter ruminantium M1 genomic DNA:
- a CDS encoding DUF5654 family protein, with translation MSDVGKTVITTIITLVTTAFGLVAGLAWNDAIQKLIDSVMGPGDALTGLFTYAVIVTILAVVVTIILARIAAKMGVELEE, from the coding sequence ATGTCTGATGTTGGTAAAACTGTAATAACAACTATTATTACTTTAGTAACTACTGCATTTGGTTTAGTCGCAGGTTTAGCATGGAACGATGCAATTCAAAAATTAATCGACTCTGTAATGGGTCCTGGAGACGCACTTACTGGATTATTTACTTATGCTGTTATTGTAACCATTCTTGCAGTTGTTGTAACCATTATACTTGCTAGAATAGCAGCTAAAATGGGCGTAGAATTAGAAGAATAA
- a CDS encoding DUF5814 domain-containing protein yields the protein MIVLNKRKKSWEIYPIGSPKGALNTKRQAEFVGILRFMEGEDGLSIKRFLIKSDKEEKPLAPSKAINLLRSQAVFLAQKDDEMEAFLEKNNVKVRFTNICQHCSYEGYVTIINSDFSYNYHDQLICKSCAEETIKRELQLRGYDKKVFRNFKKVLEKTGSLDDVLEMLSPRFDPLAHTDLTLFDTIKVHEDKIPKIAMKRLKVPKEFRDVLLKDNQYLLPVQYLAIREGLLKDENLLVVSATGSGKTLVGELAGVPKALNGKKFLFLTPLVALANQKYRDFKKRYEPLGLKVAIKVGMNRIKAKGELKLPDSNIADADIVVGTYEGIDFLLRSGKSDLLNDLGLVLIDEIHTISDEERGLRLNGLIKRIEHLFPNTQVIGLSATIKNPKTLAQDFNMKLVQYKERPVPLERHIVFVNGDVQRRLLMRKLVQREFYSTSSKGFSGQTLIFTNSRRKTHKIANFLSGKGINASAYHAGLSYFKKEKIEKDFSKGKIAAVVTTAALAAGVDFPASQVIFESLLMGNKWISPNEFSQMLGRAGRPSYHDRGIIYLVPEIGSEFDGESEESVALDLLESDVENIIVDYTEDGSLEQILADISSRSLTKVRDVINFYKDIPVPIDINTALEELRDKKAIEIHADDTIDVTRFGKAVAMSFLSIDDGVIIKDSINDKNYLSQYYSKPFFKTNLRELRRLSDRIDEENEEILNRNRKIQHKLDQLKKNESQKKEDKDKEDKTDKKNKKSKKNKSKKSKDSKKDKGKDNSKKSKKSEDSKKDKKNKNNSNKSKKDKSENKNKSNKSNKSKKDKSENKNKSNKSNKSKKDKSENKNKSNKSNKKNSSNKEFKDSKKDKKSKNSKDNKSESSKKDKKSNKSNKYNKYNKSNKYNKSKKSNKNNKNSSSKNKNDNSKDSNKDKTNHKESKSESNQSKNLEKDSHPISKDYKNSNASVSDDLKDYSKKVMYNKRINMSKKQHKTIEDKPILVNKLNFKENIFSEINPRMSKKEVNANNLLKVQSIALDLELFENAYLAPVVHKQIVSALKVNFSTRLFSESTLDIISSGEAIAKLDIKFQDALLKLQIDFLRCDCNDRPFCECLQRGISYYILNQRLNKRDPIDISKSLLKEYQIQAYPGDIFSWLDAYVRNLDAIKRVAQAYGKKDIVKEADKLIKIIETGK from the coding sequence ATGATAGTTTTAAACAAAAGAAAGAAATCTTGGGAAATATATCCTATTGGAAGTCCTAAAGGAGCTCTTAATACAAAAAGGCAGGCTGAGTTTGTAGGCATTCTCCGCTTTATGGAAGGGGAGGACGGATTATCAATCAAGCGTTTTCTAATTAAAAGCGATAAGGAAGAAAAGCCTCTTGCTCCTTCTAAGGCGATCAATTTATTAAGATCTCAAGCTGTTTTCTTGGCACAAAAAGATGATGAAATGGAGGCATTCCTTGAAAAGAACAATGTCAAGGTCAGATTTACAAACATCTGTCAGCATTGTAGTTATGAAGGATATGTGACCATTATAAACTCAGATTTTTCATATAACTATCATGATCAGCTCATCTGCAAATCCTGTGCCGAAGAGACAATCAAGAGAGAGCTTCAGCTTAGGGGATATGACAAGAAGGTATTTAGAAACTTCAAGAAGGTCCTTGAAAAGACTGGCAGCTTGGATGATGTTTTAGAGATGCTTTCACCAAGATTTGACCCTCTCGCCCATACAGACTTGACTTTATTTGACACCATAAAGGTTCATGAGGATAAGATACCTAAAATCGCAATGAAGCGTCTTAAGGTTCCAAAGGAATTTAGGGATGTTCTCCTCAAGGATAACCAATATCTCCTGCCGGTTCAATACCTTGCAATTAGGGAAGGCCTCCTTAAGGATGAGAATCTCTTGGTTGTTTCAGCTACCGGAAGCGGAAAGACATTGGTTGGAGAGCTTGCAGGGGTTCCAAAGGCATTGAATGGTAAGAAATTCCTCTTTCTGACCCCTCTTGTTGCACTTGCAAATCAAAAGTACAGAGACTTCAAGAAGAGATATGAGCCACTTGGCCTTAAGGTTGCAATCAAAGTGGGGATGAACAGAATCAAAGCAAAGGGAGAGCTTAAGCTTCCAGATTCAAATATTGCCGATGCGGACATTGTGGTTGGAACATATGAGGGTATTGATTTTCTACTTAGATCAGGCAAATCAGACCTCTTGAATGATTTAGGCCTTGTTTTAATAGACGAGATTCATACAATCTCCGATGAGGAGAGAGGTCTCAGACTCAACGGACTTATAAAAAGAATCGAGCATCTCTTTCCAAACACCCAAGTGATTGGCCTCTCTGCAACTATAAAAAATCCAAAGACTTTGGCACAGGACTTTAACATGAAACTGGTCCAGTATAAGGAGCGCCCAGTTCCTTTAGAGAGACATATCGTTTTTGTTAATGGAGATGTTCAAAGAAGACTGTTAATGAGAAAATTAGTTCAAAGGGAGTTTTACTCAACATCCTCAAAGGGATTCAGCGGACAGACATTGATATTTACCAATTCAAGAAGAAAAACCCATAAGATAGCTAATTTCCTATCTGGTAAGGGAATAAACGCCTCCGCTTATCATGCCGGACTATCCTACTTTAAAAAGGAAAAGATAGAAAAGGACTTTTCAAAGGGAAAGATTGCAGCGGTGGTCACCACTGCAGCTCTAGCTGCAGGAGTGGATTTCCCGGCATCCCAAGTAATATTTGAGTCCCTTTTAATGGGAAACAAATGGATTTCTCCAAATGAGTTTTCACAGATGTTAGGAAGAGCAGGAAGGCCTAGCTATCATGACAGGGGAATCATATATCTTGTTCCAGAGATTGGAAGTGAATTCGACGGTGAAAGTGAGGAGTCCGTAGCCCTAGATCTTTTAGAAAGTGATGTGGAGAATATCATTGTTGATTATACAGAAGACGGATCACTTGAGCAGATACTTGCAGACATCTCATCAAGGTCTTTAACTAAAGTGAGGGATGTAATCAATTTCTATAAGGATATTCCAGTTCCAATTGATATAAATACTGCCCTTGAAGAATTAAGGGATAAAAAAGCGATAGAGATACATGCAGATGATACTATTGATGTAACTCGGTTTGGAAAAGCGGTGGCTATGTCATTCTTGTCAATTGATGATGGGGTAATCATTAAGGATTCCATTAATGATAAGAATTATTTAAGCCAGTATTACAGCAAGCCATTCTTTAAGACCAATCTTAGGGAGCTTAGAAGGTTGTCCGATAGGATTGATGAGGAGAATGAGGAGATTCTTAATAGAAATAGGAAGATACAACATAAGTTGGATCAGTTAAAGAAGAACGAATCTCAAAAGAAAGAGGATAAGGATAAGGAAGATAAGACTGATAAGAAGAATAAGAAGTCTAAAAAGAATAAATCTAAGAAGTCTAAGGATTCTAAGAAGGATAAAGGTAAAGATAATTCTAAGAAGTCCAAGAAATCTGAGGATTCTAAGAAAGATAAGAAAAATAAAAATAATTCTAATAAATCTAAAAAAGATAAATCTGAGAATAAGAATAAATCTAATAAATCTAATAAATCTAAAAAAGATAAATCTGAGAATAAGAATAAATCTAATAAATCTAATAAATCTAAAAAAGATAAATCTGAAAATAAGAATAAATCTAATAAATCTAATAAAAAGAACAGTTCTAATAAGGAATTTAAGGATTCTAAAAAAGATAAAAAGTCTAAGAATTCTAAAGACAATAAATCTGAGAGTTCTAAAAAGGATAAAAAATCCAATAAATCTAATAAATATAATAAATATAATAAATCTAATAAATATAATAAATCTAAGAAATCTAATAAAAATAATAAGAATTCAAGTTCAAAGAACAAAAATGATAATTCTAAAGATTCTAATAAAGATAAAACTAATCATAAAGAGTCTAAATCAGAATCTAATCAATCTAAAAACTTAGAAAAAGACAGCCATCCTATCTCTAAGGACTATAAGAATTCAAATGCATCTGTCTCTGATGATTTAAAGGACTATTCTAAAAAAGTAATGTATAATAAAAGAATCAACATGTCTAAAAAGCAGCATAAAACCATAGAAGATAAGCCTATTCTTGTAAACAAGCTTAACTTTAAGGAAAATATATTTAGCGAGATCAATCCAAGAATGTCTAAAAAGGAAGTGAACGCTAACAATCTTCTTAAGGTCCAGTCCATAGCCCTTGACTTGGAATTGTTTGAAAATGCATATCTTGCTCCTGTTGTTCATAAGCAGATAGTATCTGCACTTAAAGTAAACTTTTCCACAAGATTGTTTTCAGAATCAACCCTTGATATAATATCCTCTGGTGAAGCCATTGCCAAATTGGATATTAAGTTCCAGGATGCTCTTTTAAAGCTTCAGATAGATTTCTTAAGATGTGACTGCAATGACAGGCCATTCTGTGAATGTCTTCAAAGGGGAATTTCCTATTATATATTGAATCAAAGATTGAATAAGAGGGATCCTATTGACATTTCCAAATCACTTCTTAAGGAATATCAGATTCAAGCTTATCCTGGAGATATTTTCTCATGGCTGGATGCCTATGTGAGAAATTTGGATGCTATTAAAAGAGTTGCACAGGCATATGGTAAAAAGGACATAGTTAAAGAAGCGGATAAACTAATAAAGATAATTGAAACTGGTAAATAA
- a CDS encoding ketopantoate reductase family protein, producing the protein MNILINGTGAIGIGLGASMISQGANVSFFAREETANAIRKNGIKRTGIFNHYSFGPESFKVYTDYKDIPDNEFDFVLVSSKTIANDDISRKLNEHKSILKEDAKIIIFQNGFANDEPYLRFFPKEQVYCARVITGFKRPERYISEVTVHTEPILLGSLQKDDDGEFIDSRPVSIISKMINDSGIPSETTEELDKFLWAKMLYNCSLNPLGAILNGNYGKLMENEYSVKIMNELIDEIFEVIKASGYRTNWDSPEEYREVFYSKLVPDTYNHRSSTLQDISKRQKTEIDTLNGKVIELGEKYGVDVSVNKTIYNIIKTIESEF; encoded by the coding sequence ATGAACATACTAATCAATGGAACTGGAGCTATCGGAATAGGGCTTGGAGCATCTATGATTTCACAAGGTGCAAATGTATCTTTCTTTGCAAGGGAAGAGACTGCAAATGCAATAAGGAAAAACGGAATTAAAAGAACAGGCATATTCAATCACTATTCATTTGGTCCAGAATCATTTAAAGTCTACACAGATTACAAGGATATTCCAGATAATGAGTTTGACTTTGTCCTTGTATCAAGCAAAACAATAGCTAATGACGATATAAGCAGAAAGCTAAACGAACACAAGTCCATCTTAAAAGAGGATGCTAAAATAATCATATTTCAAAACGGCTTTGCAAATGACGAACCATACTTAAGATTCTTTCCAAAGGAACAGGTCTACTGTGCAAGAGTCATTACAGGGTTTAAACGCCCAGAAAGATACATCAGCGAAGTCACTGTCCATACAGAACCTATATTGCTTGGTTCTCTTCAAAAGGATGATGACGGCGAGTTCATTGACAGCCGCCCAGTCTCAATCATTTCAAAGATGATCAACGATTCAGGAATTCCATCTGAAACCACTGAAGAACTGGATAAGTTCCTATGGGCTAAAATGCTTTATAACTGCTCCCTTAATCCTCTTGGTGCCATATTGAATGGGAATTATGGAAAACTGATGGAAAATGAATATTCCGTTAAAATAATGAATGAGCTTATTGATGAAATATTTGAAGTAATCAAGGCATCAGGATACAGAACCAATTGGGACAGCCCAGAGGAGTATAGGGAAGTCTTCTATTCAAAGCTTGTTCCAGACACTTATAATCACAGGTCTTCCACATTACAAGACATTTCCAAAAGGCAAAAGACAGAAATCGATACATTAAATGGAAAGGTCATTGAACTTGGAGAGAAATATGGTGTTGATGTAAGTGTGAATAAGACAATTTATAATATTATTAAAACAATAGAGTCTGAATTTTAA
- a CDS encoding ammonium transporter — protein sequence MVVLSAGDTAWVLIATILVLLMSIPEVAFFYSGLTKRKNVLNTMFLTFIAFSIASIIWVVYGYPFAFGDVSISGLIAQPAHFFMSGIGIEDLTGTIPTILFIVFQLTFAGLTAALISGSIVGRMKVSAWIVFIIAWVTLVYVPIAHWVWGGGFLMQMGSLDFAGGTVVHINSGVTALALALVLGRRKDTSLLPHNLGYSVLGAGFLWFGWMGFNGGSALAANGLAASAILVSNVAAATALITWVIIDIVKVGKPTMLGAITGGVAGLVAITPAAGFVDVPAAIVIGFVTTFVSYFAIYYLKTRFGYDDALDVFGVHGLSGIWGAIATGIFAVPAVGGAAGLLYGNPGQVTIQVISVIVTIVYAFTISFILAKILDKTMGIRVDEKTEIEGLDTKIHKESGYRL from the coding sequence GAAGTAGCTTTCTTTTATAGTGGTTTAACAAAACGTAAAAATGTCTTAAATACAATGTTTCTGACTTTTATTGCATTTTCCATAGCAAGCATAATATGGGTTGTATATGGATACCCATTTGCCTTTGGAGATGTCAGTATAAGCGGTTTGATAGCTCAACCTGCTCATTTCTTCATGAGCGGAATCGGAATTGAAGATCTTACAGGAACCATCCCTACAATATTGTTTATTGTGTTCCAATTAACCTTTGCCGGTCTTACAGCGGCCCTTATCTCAGGTTCAATCGTCGGAAGGATGAAGGTCTCAGCATGGATAGTCTTCATCATTGCTTGGGTCACCCTTGTTTATGTACCGATTGCCCACTGGGTATGGGGAGGAGGATTCCTTATGCAGATGGGTTCCCTGGACTTTGCAGGAGGTACAGTTGTACATATTAACTCTGGTGTAACAGCTCTTGCATTGGCCCTTGTTCTCGGAAGAAGAAAAGACACTTCCCTTTTGCCACACAACTTAGGATATTCAGTTCTCGGTGCAGGATTCCTTTGGTTCGGATGGATGGGATTCAACGGAGGATCTGCCCTTGCAGCTAACGGACTTGCAGCATCAGCTATCCTTGTATCAAACGTTGCAGCTGCAACAGCACTTATCACTTGGGTAATTATAGATATTGTAAAAGTCGGAAAGCCAACCATGTTAGGGGCAATCACCGGTGGAGTGGCTGGACTTGTTGCAATCACCCCTGCAGCAGGATTCGTTGATGTTCCAGCAGCTATTGTCATTGGTTTTGTAACCACATTCGTATCCTACTTTGCAATCTATTACTTAAAGACAAGATTCGGCTACGACGATGCTTTGGATGTATTTGGAGTTCACGGTCTTTCAGGTATTTGGGGAGCAATTGCAACCGGTATATTTGCAGTTCCAGCAGTCGGAGGTGCAGCAGGTTTGCTCTATGGAAATCCAGGTCAAGTCACAATTCAAGTAATAAGTGTAATTGTAACCATTGTCTATGCATTCACTATAAGCTTCATACTTGCTAAGATCCTTGATAAGACCATGGGAATCAGAGTTGATGAGAAAACTGAAATCGAAGGACTTGATACTAAAATACACAAGGAATCCGGTTATAGATTATAG
- a CDS encoding P-II family nitrogen regulator, which produces MKRVVAVFRQQKFEDVKRALLAIGCEGMTISEVKGRGRQLGVKESYRGSNYCIDLIPKTRLELIVNEDDLEDVIDTIIESARTGEIGDGKIFVSDVEEVIRIRTGERGSKAV; this is translated from the coding sequence ATGAAAAGAGTAGTTGCGGTTTTTCGTCAACAAAAGTTTGAAGATGTAAAAAGAGCCCTTCTTGCAATAGGCTGTGAAGGAATGACCATCTCCGAAGTAAAGGGAAGGGGAAGACAGTTAGGTGTTAAAGAATCATATAGGGGCTCTAACTATTGCATTGACCTTATTCCTAAGACACGCCTTGAATTGATTGTAAATGAAGATGACCTTGAAGATGTTATTGACACAATCATTGAAAGTGCAAGGACCGGTGAAATCGGAGACGGAAAGATCTTTGTATCCGATGTAGAGGAAGTTATTAGGATAAGAACTGGTGAGAGAGGTTCTAAGGCGGTATAA
- the tsaA gene encoding tRNA (N6-threonylcarbamoyladenosine(37)-N6)-methyltransferase TrmO, whose product MEEIVFKPIGYIKSKYETVENMPKSPREGMEDEAELIVNEEYLESMSDMKAGKEYMVIFYFHKSNGFKQRVPFRGDGPITGLFSTHAPNRPNPIGVSIIKVKEINGNVIKFNGVDMLNGTPVLDIKDA is encoded by the coding sequence ATGGAAGAGATAGTATTTAAGCCGATCGGATATATTAAATCCAAATATGAAACAGTTGAAAACATGCCTAAATCCCCAAGGGAAGGCATGGAGGATGAGGCAGAGCTAATAGTCAATGAAGAGTACTTGGAAAGCATGTCTGACATGAAAGCAGGCAAGGAGTATATGGTTATATTCTATTTCCATAAGTCAAACGGATTTAAGCAAAGGGTTCCTTTTAGAGGTGACGGTCCAATAACAGGCTTGTTCTCAACCCATGCCCCTAATAGGCCAAATCCTATTGGAGTTTCAATAATAAAAGTCAAGGAAATTAATGGAAATGTGATCAAATTCAATGGTGTTGATATGTTAAATGGCACTCCAGTCCTTGATATAAAAGATGCTTAG